Proteins encoded within one genomic window of Apis mellifera strain DH4 linkage group LG1, Amel_HAv3.1, whole genome shotgun sequence:
- the LOC725306 gene encoding TATA-binding protein-associated factor 172 isoform X1, producing the protein MTSRLDRLFILLETGTNAVTKRAAAQQLGEAQRLHPHDLHHLLARVCTLLKSPQWDTRVSAAQAIQAILAQVPVWDPLPIKKETHTEDGGTKKSNNKLNLEDFDMEKILARSSHLTGSEGSEYDLIAVDGEQMLLPNQEEKIAAKLGLHPQLIGVDTSELFTAEDLTPIVLPPTSNIQTKVSLSETLKQSGGLSRREMNRARRKARQSVSKRSRESDDHRNNEDYHNNSNAQSPVSTGETLNKKIKLEEVISSEIGINYTQTESTNGVPDSTGCWPDTLIDWPLESFTENLCQDLFSQKWEIRHGAATALRELIKLHGKSAGKSRDQTIEEMAESHYQWLIDAALRLLCVLGLDRFGDFVSDQVVAPVRETCAQALGSLLLLVPNKNDNENKNGGIIGILSVMLKLLEHDEWEARHGALLALKYLLAVRDDLLDDILPRIFPATMKGLSDPVDDVGAAAASALIPVASALPRLLKPSELEAIVIRLWELLREQDDLAAACNSFMGLLAAILSLPSARACLTPQPLSQVLPRLWPFLSHSSSSVRKATLQTLQTLTGDDGAHNENKKERWGEGGGLVLQEALRHVFQRVLIEHVIAIQDVAERVWENLVVQSDLELLLHAACPLVSTWLCLAMQPEHVPFNPNLLMIISSSKAAKSNQVIGICDGQSDVTNNGGNNNVGTNVKSISELKVYIGGIETVAQNIRKSNVIQARCRAARMLGLLSHYVVQPAPGVTYTPDVPSPSLCYAKVLLAHLNSRSALQRTVAGLTMSHWATVNNMKPPTIPDILRKRLLECLNECVYYDEIATSFTRLLHDSRDYIATLKHYKLPVPIEIDASGVMTLDQIANLAGKPISELCAMGNGTSSGGSSGNISGSSSTIKLKPKLIESLEDRRKALEIGAADTAAQQLSYNVMSMAALAGAATMLHCLPPSPQPLNPLVKPLMESIKREENEELQKLAAKHLSYLVDLCVDRKPSPNAKISTNLCTFLCSDIEFTPRVNCNTDSDLFDGILTLSNRQKHAERIAYNRGANSGLGGSRGPGRPPTTEIPLEELLACEEPEAKAARTRRRGATLALTAIATLFGSQLPTRLPHLWELILPNILREEDKIVSRENTQEEVNQLIFGLQVLEIMAPSLDKALLPPALECLSCLCQLLAHPYKAVRHMASRCIAVLATLDTEKIMIHVTRRIIPLLEATGGEKIYSTTVVAPSEVDTVRQGGAEALTCLVESLGVNIVPYAVLFMVPLLGRMSDQNQAVRLACSATFATLVQLLPLDPGAIADPPDLVEKKAQERRFLEQLLNPRSIPDTELPILVAAELRSYQRQGLNWLNFLNRYQLHGVLCDDMGLGKTLQTLCILALDHHRNPHAPPSLVVCPPTLTGHWVYEAEKFFETKDLSVLQYAGTPPEREKLRPRVTYHRLVVASYDIVRKDIDYFETRQWNYCVLDEGHVIKNGKTKSAKATKRLHANHRLILSGTPVQNDVLELWSLFDFLMPGFLGTEKQFAAKYSRPILACREPKAGPKEQEAGALAMEALHRQVLPFLLRRNKEDVLQDLPPKITQDYYCDLSSLQRMLYEDFRTRHSAALLSSTSCSSTGNDSHGGHVFEALRYLRNVCNHPKLVLNQRHPLYTTVCNTLKQQKSTLAEIEHGAKLPALKQLLLDCGIGQPQQQQSRNSVSAGGTPDNQPPQQQQLVSQHRALIFCQLKAMLDIVEKDLLRIHLPTVTYLRLDGSVPAAQRHSVVARFNADPSIDVLLLTTQVGGLGLNLTGADTVIFVEHDWNPMKDLQAMDRAHRIGQKKVVNVYRLITRSTVEEKIMGLQKFKLLTANTVISTENASLETMATDQLLDLFSLDDKGKKQEAKDDDVPKITGVPGISRSVLEILPELWEQQQYDDEYDFDSFLSTLKADNL; encoded by the exons ATGACATCAag GCTGGATAGGctattcatattattagaaaCAGGGACAAATGCAGTAACTAAAAGAGCTGCAGCACAACAGTTAGGAGAAGCACAAAGGTTACATCCTCATGATTTACATCATTTATTAGCAAGAGTTTGTACTCTACTAAAATCTCCACAATGGGATACTAGAGTTTCAGCTGCACAAGCTATACAAGCTATACTTGCTCAAGTCCCTGTTTGGGATCCACTacctattaaaaaagaaacacatacag AAGATGGTGgaacaaaaaaatcaaataataaattaaatttggaagATTTTGATATGGAAAAGATTTTAGCACGTAGTTCACATCTTACTGGATCAGAAGGCAgtgaatatgatttaattgCTGTTGATGGAGAACAAATGTTACTTCCCaatcaagaagaaaaaattgctgCTAAGTTAGGTCTTCATCCACAATTAATAGGAGTTGATACATCAGAATTGTTTACAGCTGAAGATCTTACTCCAATAGTATTACCACCTACCTCAAATATACAAACTAAAGTATCTCTGAGTGAAACATTAAAACAATCTGGTGGTCTTAGTAGACGTGAAATGAATAGAGCTAGACGTaag gcACGACAATCGGTTTCGAAACGTTCACGAGAATCGGATGACCATCGTAACAACGaagattatcataataattcaaatgctCAATCTCCCGTTAGTACGGgagaaacattaaataaaaaaattaaattagaggaAGTAATTTCATCAGAAATTGGCATTAATTATACACAGACTGAATCAACCAATGGAGTACCAGATAGTACTGGTTGTTGGCCAGATACTTTGATAGATTGGCCTTTAGAATCATTTACAGAAAATCTCTGTCAAGATTTATTTAGTCAAAAATGGGAAATAAGGCACGGCGCAGCAACTGCGTTACGAGAACTCATAAAACTTCATGgaaaaa gCGCAGGTAAATCAAGGGATCAAACTATAGAAGAAATGGCAGAAAGTCATTATCAGTGGCTTATTGATGCCGCTCTGCGATTATTATGTGTCTTAGGACTAGATAGATTTGGCGATTTTGTTTCTGATCAAGTAGTTGCACCTGTACGAGAAACGTGTGCCCAAGCACTAggttctcttttattattagtgccaaataaaaatgataatgaaaataaaaatggaggaATTATAGGAATACTTTCAGTTATGCTAAAACTTTTAGAACATGATGAATGGGAAGCTAGACATGGTGCATTACTTGCACTTAAATATTTGCTTGCTGTACGAGATGATCTATTAGATGACATTTTACCGAGAATATTTCCAGCTACTATGAAAGGTCTTTCTGATCCAGTTGATGATGTAGGTGCTGCTGCAGCAAGTGCACTCATACCAGTAGCATCTGCTTTACCACGTTTATTAAAACCATCAGAATTGGAAGCAATTGTAATTCGTCTTTGGGAACTTTTACGTGAACAAGATGATCTAGCAGCAGCATGTAATAGTTTTATGGGATTACTTGCTGCTATACTTTCATTACCTTCAGCACGTGCTTGTCTTACACCTCAACCATTATCACAA GTTTTACCACGATTGTGGCCATTTCTTAGTCATTCTAGTTCGAGTGTACGTAAAGCCACTCTACAAACATTACAAACATTAACCGGAGATGACGGTGctcataatgaaaataaaaaagaacgatGGGGCGAAGGAGGTGGACTTGTTTTGCAAGAAGCTCTTCGTCATGTTTTTCAACGCGTGCTGATAGAACATGTAATTGCCATACAAGATGTAGCTGAACGTGTTTGGGAAAATCTAGTCGTACAAAGTGATCTCGAACTTTTATTACATGCTGCGTGCCCTCTTGTCAGCACTTGGCTCTGTCTTGCTATGCAACCGGAACACGTGCCATTTAATCCGAACTTACTAATGATAATAAGTTCTAGTAAAGCAGCTAAAAGTAATCAAGTTATTGGTATTTGCGATGGACAATCAGATGTTACTAATAATGGAGGAAATAATAATGTCGGCACAAATGTAAAATCCATATctgaattaaaagtttatattggTGGAATTGAAACTGTAGctcaaaatataagaaaatcaaaTGTAATTCAGGCTCGTTGTAGAGCTGCACGAATGCTAGGATTGTTATCGCATTACGTAGTACAACCCGCACCAGGTGTTACTTACACACCAGATGTACCTAGTCCTTCACTTTGTTATGCTAAAGTATTACTGGCACATCTTAATTCGCGCTCGGCATTGCAACGCACTGTTGCAGGTTTAACTATGTCGCATTGGGCGACTGTAAATAACATGAAACCTCCTACAATACCAGATATTCTaag GAAGAGACTATTGGAGTGTTTGAACGAATGCGTATACTATGATGAGATCGCCACATCTTTTACTCGTCTACTACACGACAGTCGTGATTACATTGCTACTCTCAAACATTATAAATTGCCTGTTCCTATCGAAATAGATGCATCGGGAGTAATGACTCTCGATCAAATTGCAAATCTTGCTGGAAAGCCAATTTCAGAACTTTGTGCCATGGGCAATGGGACAAGCTCCGGAGGATCGAGCGGAAATATTAGCGGCTCTTCTAGTACGATTAAGTTGAAGCCAAAGTTGATCGAAAGTTTAGAAGATAGACGAAAAGCATTAGAAATAGGCGCTGCTGATACAGCAGCTCAACAACTTTCGTATAATGTTATGTCAATGGCGGCACTTGCTGGTGCTGCTACGATGTTACATTGTCTTCCTCCGTCCCCGCAACCTTTGAATCCATTGGTAAAACCATTAATGGAATCTATCAAACGtgaagaaaacgaagaattaCAAAAGTTAGCTGCAAAGCATTTGTCATATTTAGTTGATCTTTGTGTAGATAGAAAACCTTCTCCTAATGCAAAG ATATCGACCAATTTATGTACATTCCTATGTTCGGATATTGAATTTACACCTCGTGTGAATTGTAATACAGACTCAGATCTATTTGATGGAATTCTTACTTTAAGTAATAGACAAAAACATGCTGAAAGAATAGCTTATAATCGAGGCGCCAATAGTGGACTTGGTGGAAGCAGAGGACCGGGTCGACCGCCAACAACTGAAATTCCTTTAGAAGAATTACTTGCTTGTGAAGAACCTGAAGCTAAAGCTGCTAGAACTCGTCGTCGTGGAGCTACTTTAGCACTTACTGCTATAg ctaCGCTATTTGGTTCACAATTACCTACACGTTTACCACATCTTTGGGAATTAATTTTACCGAACATATTACGTGAAGAGGATAAAATCGTTAGTCGTGAAAATACTCAAGAAGAAGTAAATCAGTTAATTTTTGGTTTACaagttttagaaattatgGCTCCCAGTCTTGATAAAGCTTTACTGCCTCCCGCTTTAGAATGTCTTTCATGTTTGTGTCAATTATTGGCTCATCCTTACAAAGCTGTTAGACATATGGCATCAAGATGTATTGCTGTATTAGCTACATTAGATACTGAAaag ataatGATTCATGTTACGCGCCGAATAATACCACTTTTAGAAGCAACCGgtggagaaaaaatatattcaacaaCTGTAGTAGCACCGAGTGAAGTAGATACAGTAAGACAGGGTGGAGCTGAAGCATTAACGTGCCTTGTCGAAAGTTTAGGTGTTAATATTGTTCCATATGCTGTACTCTTTATGGTTCCTTTACTTGGTCGTATGAGTGATCAAAATCAGGCTGTAAGATTAGCTTGTAGTGCTACATTTGCAACACTTGTACAATTATTACCTCTTGATCCTGGTGCAATTGCAGACCCACCAGATTTAGt agaaaagaaagcaCAAGAGCGACGATTCTTAGAACAACTTTTAAATCCACGTAGTATTCCAGATACCGAATTACCGATTTTAGTTGCTGCCGAATTACGTTCTTATCAGAGACAAGGCTTAAATtggttaaatttcttaaatcgtTATCAACTTCATGGAGTTTTATGTGATGATATGGGTCTTGGAAAAACATTACAAACTCTTTGTATATTAGCCTTAGATCATCATCGCAATCCTCATGCTCCACCAAGTTTAGTAGTTTGTCCACCAACTCTGACTGGTCATTGGGTATATGAAGCAGAAAAGTTTTTCGAAACCAAAGATCTTTCCGTACTACAATATGCTGGCACACCACCCGAACGTGAAAAATTACGTCCAAGAGTTACTTATCACAGACTTGTTGTGGCCAGTTATGATATAGTACGTAAAGATATCGATTACTTTGAAACTCGTCAATGGAATTATTGTGTACTTGACGAAGGtcatgttattaaaaatggaaaaacaaaAAGTGCAAAGGCAACTAAACGATTGCATGCAAATCATAGACTTATACTCTCAGGAACACCAGTACAAAATGACGTTCTTGAACTATGGTCCTTATTCGACTTTTTAATGCCAGGTTTTCTAGGCACTGAAAAACAATTTGCGGCAAAGTACTCACGTCCTATTCTAGCTTGTAGAGAACCAAAAGCTGGTCCAAAAGAACAAGAGGCTGGAGCTCTTGCTATGGAAGCACTTCATAgacaa GTTTTGCCATTTTTACTTAGACGAAATAAAGAAGATGTTCTTCAAGATTTACCACCCAAAATTACACAAGATTACTATTGCGATTTATCATCGTTACAACGTATGTTATATGAAGATTTTCGTACTCGACATTCTGCTGCTTTGTTATCTTCTACATCATGTAGTTCGACTGGAAATGATTCACATGGTGGCCATGTTTTTGAAGCTCTACGATATCTACGTAATGTTTGCAATCATCCTAAATTAGTCTTGAATCAACGACATCCATTATATACAACA gTATGCAATACATTGAAACAACAAAAGAGTACTTTAGCAGAAATAGAACATGGAGCTAAGTTACCtgcattaaaacaattattattagattgtgGCATAGGGCAACCCCAACAACAACAAAGTCGTAATTCTGTATCTGCTGGTGGTACTCCAGATAATCAACCACCGCAACAGCAACAATTAGTGAGCCAGCATCGAGCTCTTATTTTTTGTCAATTAAAAGCGATGTTAGATATTGTAGAAAAAGATCTTCTTCGTATACATCTACCAACAGTTACGTACCTTCGTCTCGATGGAAGTGTACCAGCAGCACAAAGGCATTCCGTAGTAGCACGTTTCAACGCTGATCCATCTATAGATGTGCTTTTGTTAACAACTCAAGTTGGTGGTCTCGGATTAAATTTAACTGGTGCAGATACCGTTATATTTGTAGAGCATGATTGGAATCCCATGAAGGATCTCCAAGCTATGGATCGAGCACATCGAATTGGACAAAAAAAAGTAGTAAATGTATATAGATTAATCACAAGATCAACAGTAGAGGAAAAGATTATGGGACtacaaaaattcaaacttcTTACTGCAAATACTGTAATTTCAACAGAAAACGCATCTTTGGAAACAATGGCAACTGATCAg ctactagatttattttcattggatgataaaggaaaaaaacaagaagCAAAAGATGATGATGTACCTAAAATTACTGGGGTTCCAGGCATTAGTCGTTCTGTCCTAGAAATTCTTCCTGAATTATGGGAACAACAACAGTATGATGACGAATATGATTTTGACTCTTTTCTGTCTACTTTAAAGGCTGATAACCTGTGA